In Lotus japonicus ecotype B-129 chromosome 5, LjGifu_v1.2, one genomic interval encodes:
- the LOC130721240 gene encoding probable fructokinase-7 has translation MARPALNLISEDEITFLTSGGDDPYDDNVVLKKLFHPNLKLLIVTEGSEGCRYYTKVQSLHMFFICLVRDQCSVMFSS, from the exons ATGGCTAGGCCTGCTTTAAATTTA ATAAGTGAAGATGAGATCACATTTTTGACTTCTGGTGGTGATGATCCTTATGATGATAATGTTGTATTAAAGAAGCTTTTTCACCCTAACCTCAAGCTTTTAATTGTTACCGAAGGGTCAGAGGGTTGTAGATATTACACCAAG GTTCAATCGCTTCACATGTTTTTCATTTGTCTAGTGCGTGATCAGTGTTCAGTTATGTTCTCTTCTTAA